The Medicago truncatula cultivar Jemalong A17 chromosome 7, MtrunA17r5.0-ANR, whole genome shotgun sequence genome includes the window GAGACGATTCTACTGAAATCAAACTCGTTTCATGAAGCAGACTTTGTTTGGACCTGTAGTCTGCACACTCGAAGGTGTGAAGTTAAATgactatatatgatttttcgCGCGAAAAAGGAATTAGTATggtaaattacatatatacagagtttgatatgttcaccTGAAGTGAATTTGATAAATGTCTACCATTTATTTAAAAGACATATTCACCAAAGCGAATCCAAGAACTTTTTCATATTTGATTAAGTAGCACATGAAAGgctcaaattatatgaaaatgtgctacaatttatttgtaggttttttctaaattacctttgaagaatggtggtaatttatccaccaaccaatgaaaatgagcaatttatttatggggtcaagatagttcatgaatatatgcttatgtggctaatgtgtatcgGTTGGAGTAAATTATCCATCATTCTTTTATGGGTAGCCTAGTTGCCACCTTATGTATTATATGAAACTACTTTTCAAGGATTTCATTTGAGTGCCGGAACTGGGGTGGCAAGGGGGAGCCACCGCCACCCCCATTGTATACAGGAAATTACAATTATACCCTGAGTATTCCCAATTCTACTTCATTTCCCCTTTCCCTTTCTCTTTCATCAGAAACgcgattttctttttcttctcccaGACCACACCACCGCTCTCCATTCACCACACCACTGCCGCCGCAACCACTCTCACCTCCTTCTCCATCCATCACCGTCTCATCCTCCTGCGTTTTCTGTGTTGATTAGAGAGTTATCTCATCTCTCTCCATAAACCCTAATTGTTCTAAATTATAaggtaatgtgaaattgaatgtaatttcgttcaattctgatttttctttaatGATTACATGTTCTTTAGTTGATTTCAATGAGTTTTCCATCCGTTGTTGTTAAACCTAGTTGATTAGTGAATACATGTCTTGTTTGCTGTATGAAATGTTCTGTGAAATGGGTCATCAAAAGatttatgaaagtttgtgtCTTTATGCTAAAATGGTGGTTGGAAAGTGATTTAGTGTATAGTTTGTTTCATGAGTTTTGCATTTGATTTAACtatgttatgtttttgttttagtacTATGCTGTGTTTTTCAATGTTCTTGGTTTAGGAACAATAACAAATGTTGTTTATTCGAAGCAGTTTGATGAAAAGTCTCTTTTTCCTTTGCATTGAATCAAAGCCTGCTGTTTATCAAATGTTGTTGATGCAGCATGAATCGCAGTTACTTACAAACGCGGCGATATCAAAAGCCATGATGTCGCAACTCACATTGCGGTCAAATAATGGCTGCGTTTCAATTTTTATGGCGGCCACCCCAAACATTTttgtctggctccgccactgtctataagatgatgatttctAGGTTTGTTGCTGTTCTTCTCTATAGGATGATTATCAATTTTAGATTTTAGTTCACCTTATTTTAGCTAAATAGAAGTCTTATTTTAAGGTTTCTAGGTTCGCATGTCTTTAGATTCACCATGTTATCATAATAGTAGACTTATTTGATGGTTCCAAATAATAGCCATCCTATTTGGACATCTCTGTGAACTAATTTCTCATTCATATATGGTGAATTACCTCTTATCTActttcaaaaatcaatatctAAACAAAGGCTTCTTAAATACCATGGAAGTCGTAATAACAAGATGCTTTGAAAGTAACTTTTCCACTATCAATTGAACAGGATTTGATACATACATGTATTATAGGATAGCTTATCCTGGATAAGGCAGCATAAGTTGTTAATTCCACTAGAAATTGTGGCATGCAGAACATGTTCATTCTAGCATCTGATTCAAATATacacttatttttataaagataTGAGCATAATTCTCAAGACACGGTTGTTTTAACTTTGGTTTTCTATGATGATTTGGTTTAACAATTATAGGACATGCTGGTCTGCTTTTGGTCACGAATAGATCTTTAAGCATCCCTTACATTAATTTTGGTTGAGGGAACCATTTTAGGTGATATAAGCTAGCTAGCAATGGTTATACCTTTATTAGTCTAGATTGAGCCTTGAGTTCCACTGCTTTAATATTGCAGGGtaagaaacatataaaaatacatgtaaATGACATCTGATTAGAGTttattatctaattttttatcATGTCTGTGTCCGTATTAATGATACATTTGATCACCTGGCCCCGTTTTGATAGCATGACAGTAATTGGGAGATTATGTGCATGCTGCACTTCTTATCAACTGTCTCCTCTCCGACTCTGTTCTAGATGCTACACGGATCGGTCATTGTATCACAAAAATCGAACCGGCATATAATTCTTCCATATTGGTTTCGCCGACTTTGGTTCTATGCAACTTTGCTTGTGTTTCTACCATTAATTGGCGGTCTTGCGCCTTTTGCTGCTCTTAGTCAAtggaacaaccattttttgtttAAGGTCTCGTTATTCGACAAATTCAGatgaaaattcttttttatatatttttgaaatatatgcTTTGTTTGTATCAAATCATCTTTTGTGTTGTCTTGCTACAGTTGGGATTTGTCTTTAGATTTGCATTCATTTTTGCATTTgctaaaatagaaaaacatCATGGTAATAGAATAACTTTAAGATAATCTTACCTGAACATGTACCCAATGTTTGACGCCCATTATAAATCTGCATTATAAATCTGTTTGATGGTTTTTAAACTCTCTTCATTATGACCCCTAAATgtgattaatatatttctaGGTTTAGCCATATTCTTTGTTATGTCACTGAGTAAATTTTTCTCTTGATGAGATAATCGaccaaaataattcaatttgaGTCTGAATTTCGGGTTTAGTTATTGGACAAAATTTACAGAgctctacattttttttttttttttttggtcaagccTAGCGGCtggagaaattcaccttaaaggtgaaatagtggggtgtccggggttcgaaccccggcccctgcatacataatgcattatcccttacctagtgagctaagctcacagggaCTCTACATTATTATTTATACTTTAGTGTTATTTCTCATATTGGTAATTGATCTGGGTAATTTAATCGTGACAGCTTTTTACTATGGAAGATTCTGAGGCCAAATCTACTGAAAACCAGCAGACTGAACAAGGTATGTATATTTGCATTATTAGACTCATAATCTTGTTATCTTATCCATCTCTGCATTTTTTTGTGCTAttattaacttttattttttctatgcGTTTGTTTATTGTCAGTGTGTAGTTTCTTTAGAAAACCTGTTAATAGGAAGAATATGAGGAAGCGAACTATTGAGAATGAAGATAATGAAAATGACTCAAACAACGAAGAGTCTTTGATGCATGTTCAGAAAAAGAACACGAAGGCTGACAATAAGTTGTTCTTTTCCACCGGTTCTTCGAAGAGCTCTGCATCTGCTAAACCGAATGAAGAATCTGAGAAACCTAGCTTTCATTTCGAGTCTTCTAAAGAGATTCAAGTTCAACATGATAGCAAAGCAACAGCAACTTTGGAGACTGAGACTGATTTTTCAAGAGATGCCCGTGCCATCCGTGAAAGAGCTCTTAAGCAAGCGACAGAGAGTCTCAAGGGAAAGAGTACCAGTTCCGAGGATGTAAAATTATACAAGGGAATCAATAATTATACAGATCATAAGGCTGGATTTCGTAGAGAGCAAACAATTGCCAGTGAAAAGGCTGGTGGGTCACACGGTCCTCTCAGGGCTTCAGCTCACATAAGAGTTTCAGCAAGATTTGATTATCAGCCAGATATATGCAAGGATTATAAGGAAACTGGTTACTGTGGGTATGGTGATTCGTGTAAGTTTATGCATGATCGAGGTGATTACAAATCTGGGTGGCAGATGGAGAAGGAATGGGATGAAGCTGAGAAAGCAAGGAAGATGAGATTGGCTACAGGTGAGGATGCGGAAGAGGAAGGCGCTAGTttgaatgatgaagatgatgatgaagacgCATTACCATTTGCGTGTTTCATTTGTAGAAACCCATTTGTGGATCCTGTCTCAACCAAGTGTAAGCACTACTTCTGTGAGCATTGTGCATTGAAGGTACACCCTTAACTTCAAAgcaattaaatttcaatttataacaGTTTCAAGTTATTTAGTAatgcttaatttctttttcccttttaaTTATGCCTAACTTCTGTTCATTTTACTTGCAGCATCATGCAAAGAATAAGAAGTGTTTTGTCTGCAATCAGCCTACGCTTGGCATTTTTAATGTGGCTCATGAGATACGAAAGAAGATGGCTGAGGATAAATAGATTCATCCAATACGATCAATGACTATATTTTTGCTTCTTGGAGGTCATTTCCCCCTCTCTTTTGTTCTCCCATTTTTAACTATGTCAAATGGAGATGCATTGTATTGAGTTGAAGACATATTTTAGGTTTGCGCACAAGTCTTGTCAATTTTGTATCTATTGACTAATACATCCCAAAATATATCTTGTAGTGGAAGATCTGTATCTGTTTGAAATAACATGTTTGTGGTACATGTTGTAGTTCTTATTGCAGTGCATTTTAATACGAAAATTAAGTTTCGAACTTTTTTAATCCTCATGTAGAGAATGTCAAAAGATTctcaaattttgttgttgttcatcATGCCCCATGTTGTTTAGCAGCATAGGGACAAAAATGATGGAAATAACATAAAAGCTTGAActaaaatgggaaaaaaatcTTGCATAAGAATATCATTGATGCTTACTGTTTCTCTCATGTAGTGTATGGGTCATTCTAAAGAAATGCATGTATTCTTTTcccttgatttattttttcaaaaaggaTTCCTTTCCCTTGTTACTTTGGCAATCCCTTGATACTTTGGTGACCTGCTTCACCTCTATATATATTCCTCTAGTTAGTCATCTCTTCACTCAAAATATTAACCTTTTCCAACCCTTTTAAATACAAAAGCTTACTGCACCATCCACCACTTGATAATAAATTCAACGCGTTCTCTCCATTATCTGACATTTTTGTAAAATGATGTGTGAAGAAGGGAAGAGTTTTTATATATGGCTGTTGCAAGTTATATGCCTCCTAGGCCTTCTTGTTCTGTGCCTATGGCTGGCCTTACGACCAAATAGCCCCTCCTTCTCCATCGTGGTAATCTCTATAGACCGACCTTCAGATCAAAATGGCACCATCTTTTATAGCCTTGAAATCGGTAACCCAAACAAGGACTCAAGCATTTACTATGATGACATAATATTGAGTTTCCTATATGGGCAGCAAGAGGATAAGGTGGGAGATGCTACAGTAGGTTCATTTCATCAAGGAACTAGCAAGAGCCGCATTGTATCTGACATTGTTAATGCCAAACCTGGACCGTTTAAACCACTCTTTAAGGCTATATCAAATGCAACCGCCGAGTTGAAAGCTTCCCTGACAACAAGATATCGATACAAGACATGGGGAGTTAGGAGCAAGTTTCATAGATTACTCTTGAAAGGGATTCTACCAATTGATTCTGATGGTAAGCTTTCACGTAAGAAGAAGAAATACCCACTTACCCGTAATTCCAAAAAACTGGGAAGATCCAAAGTAAAGAAGCACTGATCTTGTCTCTTTGGTTGTTTTTTGGTTGGGTTTTTATTCCCCTCTTCTACGATCTTCATTTTCCTCTCATTAGATCTTCATTTTCCTCTCATTATAACACGTAGAAAGCAACAGTAGCTGTGTGGATGTTCTTCTATACTAAGAAGAGGAACACATTTAGTAtttgtgagatttttttttattttgcttcgACATTGATTCGGCTCATGGCAGTTTCTTCTGTCTAGTAAAAGAATTTCTCTTGCACGTAGTATGTGTAAACTAGATAGGTAAACACCAAATAGTTAAGT containing:
- the LOC11434789 gene encoding zinc finger CCCH domain-containing protein 1 isoform X1 gives rise to the protein MLHGSVIVSQKSNRHIILPYWFRRLWFYATLLVFLPLIGGLAPFAALSQWNNHFLFKLFTMEDSEAKSTENQQTEQVCSFFRKPVNRKNMRKRTIENEDNENDSNNEESLMHVQKKNTKADNKLFFSTGSSKSSASAKPNEESEKPSFHFESSKEIQVQHDSKATATLETETDFSRDARAIRERALKQATESLKGKSTSSEDVKLYKGINNYTDHKAGFRREQTIASEKAGGSHGPLRASAHIRVSARFDYQPDICKDYKETGYCGYGDSCKFMHDRGDYKSGWQMEKEWDEAEKARKMRLATGEDAEEEGASLNDEDDDEDALPFACFICRNPFVDPVSTKCKHYFCEHCALKHHAKNKKCFVCNQPTLGIFNVAHEIRKKMAEDK
- the LOC11432523 gene encoding NDR1/HIN1-like protein 2 is translated as MMCEEGKSFYIWLLQVICLLGLLVLCLWLALRPNSPSFSIVVISIDRPSDQNGTIFYSLEIGNPNKDSSIYYDDIILSFLYGQQEDKVGDATVGSFHQGTSKSRIVSDIVNAKPGPFKPLFKAISNATAELKASLTTRYRYKTWGVRSKFHRLLLKGILPIDSDGKLSRKKKKYPLTRNSKKLGRSKVKKH
- the LOC11434789 gene encoding zinc finger CCCH domain-containing protein 1 isoform X2; translation: MEDSEAKSTENQQTEQVCSFFRKPVNRKNMRKRTIENEDNENDSNNEESLMHVQKKNTKADNKLFFSTGSSKSSASAKPNEESEKPSFHFESSKEIQVQHDSKATATLETETDFSRDARAIRERALKQATESLKGKSTSSEDVKLYKGINNYTDHKAGFRREQTIASEKAGGSHGPLRASAHIRVSARFDYQPDICKDYKETGYCGYGDSCKFMHDRGDYKSGWQMEKEWDEAEKARKMRLATGEDAEEEGASLNDEDDDEDALPFACFICRNPFVDPVSTKCKHYFCEHCALKHHAKNKKCFVCNQPTLGIFNVAHEIRKKMAEDK